The following coding sequences lie in one Pseudobacteroides sp. genomic window:
- a CDS encoding response regulator transcription factor, giving the protein MGNKVLVVDDEENVTELLKLYLEAEGFEVGTAGDGSKAVELVRCFKPDIIILDIMMPYKDGWQVARELRSESQIPIIMLSAKNQESDKILGLNLGGDDYITKPFSPGEVVARIRAVLRRTGSKSQGKEIIEVECLTIDFSKYEIFLGGVKVPCTPKEVELLWILAKNPGRVYTREQLLDKVWGYDYPGDSRTVDTHIKRLRRKIEDGHPFSYLQTVWGVGYKFEVIRNEEEFVSETS; this is encoded by the coding sequence ATGGGGAATAAAGTGCTGGTTGTGGATGATGAGGAAAACGTAACAGAGCTTTTAAAGCTGTATTTGGAAGCCGAGGGATTTGAAGTGGGTACGGCAGGTGATGGATCAAAAGCCGTAGAGCTAGTGAGGTGCTTTAAACCGGATATTATAATTCTGGATATTATGATGCCATACAAGGATGGGTGGCAAGTAGCCCGAGAGTTACGCAGCGAGTCACAAATACCTATTATTATGCTGTCTGCCAAAAACCAGGAATCGGATAAAATTTTGGGATTGAATCTTGGGGGAGATGATTATATTACCAAGCCATTTTCCCCAGGAGAAGTTGTAGCAAGAATCAGGGCTGTGTTAAGGAGGACGGGGAGTAAAAGCCAGGGTAAGGAAATTATTGAGGTTGAGTGCTTGACTATTGATTTTTCAAAGTATGAAATTTTTTTAGGAGGGGTAAAGGTTCCTTGCACTCCTAAAGAGGTCGAATTGTTATGGATATTGGCAAAGAACCCTGGTAGGGTATATACAAGGGAACAGCTTTTGGATAAGGTATGGGGGTATGATTACCCTGGGGATTCGAGGACAGTGGATACCCATATAAAACGTTTGCGGCGAAAAATTGAAGACGGGCATCCTTTTTCTTATCTGCAAACGGTTTGGGGTGTAGGGTATAAGTTTGAGGTGATTAGGAATGAAGAAGAGTTTGTTTCGGAGACTTCTTAG
- a CDS encoding DUF6796 family protein yields MGDKGGKAKNVLVLGLVGIAGVLLTIISDFILIGRPNSASSFLKLGTESMAYLPDWRITAGAFMGIIVLPFQLAGLISVYQGLKPSGRVMQLIVVLIEAHALIMGVAFHVSYAYIGTGWRLHHQAGIGNEITLELVKKFDYYWNIIVFIMLAELLFSSIIYAVLIIRGKTRYPKWMAVFNPLCISLLLFPLIFILPAPIGGFMGPACFNISTLTFMCLSTFVIYKKLKSTEDR; encoded by the coding sequence TTGGGAGATAAGGGCGGAAAGGCAAAAAATGTTCTGGTATTGGGGCTTGTAGGCATTGCAGGTGTGCTGCTGACAATAATAAGTGATTTTATTTTGATTGGGCGACCCAATTCAGCAAGCTCATTTCTTAAGCTGGGAACTGAAAGTATGGCTTATTTGCCGGATTGGAGAATAACTGCAGGTGCTTTTATGGGTATAATTGTGCTACCTTTTCAGCTGGCTGGACTGATATCTGTTTATCAGGGATTGAAGCCATCAGGAAGAGTTATGCAGCTGATAGTAGTGCTTATAGAAGCCCATGCACTAATAATGGGAGTTGCGTTTCATGTATCATATGCTTATATCGGAACAGGCTGGAGACTTCATCACCAAGCCGGAATTGGAAATGAAATTACATTGGAGTTGGTAAAAAAGTTTGATTACTATTGGAATATAATAGTTTTTATTATGCTGGCAGAGCTTTTATTTAGCTCAATAATTTATGCAGTATTAATAATTAGAGGCAAAACAAGGTATCCTAAATGGATGGCGGTATTTAACCCACTTTGTATATCGCTTTTATTATTTCCGCTAATTTTTATACTTCCTGCCCCCATTGGCGGGTTTATGGGTCCGGCGTGTTTTAATATATCTACGTTGACATTTATGTGTCTGTCAACGTTTGTGATTTATAAAAAATTAAAAAGCACTGAAGACCGTTGA
- a CDS encoding NAD(P)/FAD-dependent oxidoreductase has protein sequence MKYLIIGNGAAGIAAAEKIRKLDENGDISIISSEKYAVYSKCLLPDFLSGELSEERLYIRNIDFYEKNSINIHYSQKVTDIDFKLKKVMTENTDDNIKSCSIYEYDKLLIATGSTQLLPPIEGISQSNTYFLSTLDDTKRIIEDSKDARKIIIIGAGFVGLEAAFNLYKKGKEVTVIERAPRVLPGQLDEIASGMIQNGLEEEGIRLVLNASISKVTSSIYSNIVKMFTGVNTKSVILDDGRRFKADMIIAAAGSRPNLGFMKAQKLAVGRGITVDKYMQTSIKDVYAAGDVVESIDAVTEAKSLSPIWPNAVIQGETAGSNMAGVAREFSSLISMQNASEFREIPMISMGITAPDGPEYEEYLDYRPIDVVYRKLVIRDDTIVGMIFLGDIKNSGVIGALMKQKINVGKLKSNLLNPNFGYSEVGFLS, from the coding sequence GTGAAGTACCTTATTATTGGAAACGGAGCTGCGGGCATAGCCGCAGCTGAAAAAATCCGCAAGCTTGATGAAAATGGTGATATATCCATCATTTCTTCAGAAAAATACGCGGTCTATTCAAAGTGCTTGCTTCCGGATTTTTTATCAGGGGAGCTCTCCGAGGAAAGATTATATATACGCAATATAGATTTTTATGAGAAGAATAGTATTAATATTCATTACAGCCAAAAGGTTACCGACATTGATTTCAAGCTAAAAAAAGTAATGACTGAAAATACAGATGATAATATTAAATCCTGCTCAATTTATGAATATGATAAGCTTTTGATTGCAACAGGCAGCACCCAGCTTCTTCCCCCGATAGAAGGTATAAGTCAGTCCAACACGTACTTTTTAAGTACCCTTGATGATACAAAAAGGATCATAGAGGACTCTAAAGACGCAAGGAAGATTATAATCATCGGAGCGGGTTTCGTGGGGCTGGAAGCAGCGTTTAACCTTTATAAAAAAGGCAAGGAGGTAACTGTCATTGAAAGAGCTCCGAGAGTGCTTCCGGGACAATTGGATGAAATAGCCTCCGGTATGATTCAAAACGGTTTGGAAGAGGAAGGAATACGACTTGTTTTAAATGCTTCCATTTCAAAGGTGACTTCCTCTATTTATTCAAACATCGTAAAGATGTTTACAGGGGTAAATACCAAGTCAGTTATTTTAGATGACGGGCGAAGGTTCAAAGCCGACATGATTATTGCCGCAGCGGGCTCAAGACCTAACCTTGGCTTTATGAAAGCTCAGAAATTAGCTGTGGGTAGGGGTATTACAGTTGATAAATACATGCAGACTTCAATAAAAGATGTGTATGCAGCTGGAGATGTTGTAGAATCCATTGATGCCGTAACTGAAGCAAAATCTTTAAGCCCTATTTGGCCAAATGCGGTAATTCAGGGCGAAACTGCCGGAAGTAACATGGCCGGCGTAGCTCGTGAGTTTAGCAGTCTTATCAGCATGCAGAATGCTTCAGAATTCAGGGAAATTCCTATGATTTCAATGGGAATCACAGCTCCTGATGGTCCAGAGTATGAAGAATACCTGGACTATAGGCCTATAGATGTGGTTTACCGCAAGCTGGTAATAAGAGATGATACTATCGTTGGGATGATTTTTCTCGGGGACATCAAGAATTCAGGTGTAATAGGTGCACTAATGAAGCAGAAGATCAATGTGGGCAAGCTTAAAAGTAATTTGCTGAATCCCAATTTCGGGTACAGTGAAGTAGGTTTTTTATCATGA
- the cooS gene encoding anaerobic carbon-monoxide dehydrogenase catalytic subunit: MTQCIGDCRTCTSSHASIQEMHIRTKELGIKTTFDRYQDQLPQCGFGMEGVCCQLCSHGPCRITPKAPRAICGATADTIAARNMLRLECHGLSAYCHQLEEAIDTLRATAQGKTPYTIYEEGKLREVAALLGLDNKKEKNALAIDLADAITNELRKGTNEPLKLVELLAPKGRLEKWGKLGIIPGGPLSELRDAMTMTMSNINTDPVSLLLTAMKLSIATGYMGLIATITLQDIILGNPQIGKTEADLGVIDPNTVNIVAHGHVPYVAVAVLNEIANNKELQNRAKALGANGIKLYGSMDTGQELLQRMGTAGKGYAGQLGNWLTQELMVSTGAIDLVMMDLNCSIPGMKLAADKFHTKVVSVSHVIRMEGVDTNIDYKPEKVKEQAVELINLALEAYKNRGKVNAVHIPKYKSEVVAGVGVESLLNVLGGSLDPLLNVIKDGAIKGIAAVVGCTNNRNGHDSSSITLIKELLKRDILVITSGCVSSGAQIEGLQTLEAAKYAGEKLKGICKALGVPPVLNFGSCIDIGRIGIAVTAIANALGVDTSDLPVAASAPEYLEQKAVADGFFAVTFGLLTHLGPVPPVAGAPGVVRILTQDVEALVGGKVCVEQDMVKAAEAIESHIVSKRKALGI; the protein is encoded by the coding sequence ATGACACAATGTATAGGTGATTGCAGAACATGTACATCTTCACATGCTTCTATTCAGGAAATGCACATACGAACAAAAGAGCTTGGAATAAAGACGACATTTGACAGATACCAGGATCAGCTCCCGCAGTGCGGCTTCGGGATGGAAGGTGTATGCTGCCAGCTTTGCTCCCATGGACCTTGCCGAATAACTCCCAAAGCACCGAGAGCAATTTGCGGAGCTACAGCAGATACTATTGCCGCCAGAAATATGTTAAGACTTGAGTGTCACGGCCTTTCAGCTTACTGCCACCAATTGGAGGAGGCTATCGATACCTTAAGGGCTACTGCACAGGGCAAGACCCCTTATACTATATATGAAGAAGGTAAATTAAGAGAAGTTGCAGCTCTTCTTGGGCTTGACAATAAAAAAGAAAAGAACGCATTGGCAATTGATCTTGCAGATGCCATAACGAATGAACTTAGAAAAGGAACAAATGAACCCTTGAAACTGGTAGAGCTCCTTGCACCAAAGGGCAGGCTTGAGAAATGGGGCAAGCTTGGAATTATTCCTGGCGGACCCTTATCTGAGCTAAGAGACGCAATGACAATGACAATGTCCAATATAAACACAGACCCTGTGAGCCTCTTGCTCACTGCAATGAAGCTTTCAATTGCAACAGGCTATATGGGGTTGATTGCCACAATTACTCTTCAGGACATCATTTTGGGTAATCCACAGATAGGAAAAACAGAGGCTGATCTTGGTGTAATAGATCCGAATACAGTTAACATTGTAGCCCATGGTCACGTTCCATATGTGGCTGTGGCAGTTCTTAACGAAATTGCCAACAATAAGGAGCTGCAAAACCGTGCAAAGGCACTTGGTGCTAACGGCATCAAGCTATACGGTTCAATGGATACAGGACAGGAGTTGCTTCAAAGAATGGGTACTGCCGGAAAGGGTTATGCAGGGCAGCTTGGTAACTGGCTTACACAAGAACTCATGGTGTCCACTGGTGCAATTGACCTTGTTATGATGGACTTAAACTGTTCCATTCCTGGTATGAAGCTTGCGGCTGACAAGTTTCATACCAAGGTTGTATCAGTATCCCATGTCATAAGAATGGAAGGGGTAGATACAAATATCGACTACAAGCCTGAAAAGGTTAAGGAACAAGCTGTAGAGCTTATCAATCTTGCTTTGGAAGCATATAAAAACAGGGGCAAGGTAAATGCAGTTCACATTCCTAAATATAAATCCGAAGTAGTCGCCGGTGTAGGCGTTGAATCACTGCTTAACGTCCTTGGCGGAAGCTTGGACCCGCTCCTTAACGTAATAAAGGATGGTGCAATTAAAGGTATTGCAGCTGTTGTTGGATGTACTAACAACAGAAACGGCCATGACTCATCCTCCATCACTCTAATAAAGGAACTTTTAAAGAGAGATATCCTGGTCATAACCTCGGGATGCGTCTCTAGCGGTGCTCAGATTGAAGGCCTCCAGACACTGGAAGCTGCAAAATACGCAGGAGAAAAGCTCAAGGGAATATGTAAAGCCCTTGGTGTTCCCCCTGTATTAAACTTCGGTTCATGTATAGACATCGGAAGGATAGGTATTGCAGTAACAGCTATAGCCAATGCACTTGGTGTTGATACCAGCGACCTTCCTGTAGCAGCATCAGCACCGGAGTATCTTGAGCAAAAAGCTGTAGCCGACGGTTTCTTTGCAGTAACCTTTGGACTTCTCACCCATCTTGGCCCGGTTCCGCCGGTTGCGGGAGCACCTGGTGTTGTAAGGATTCTCACACAGGATGTTGAAGCTTTGGTAGGCGGTAAGGTATGCGTTGAGCAGGATATGGTAAAAGCGGCTGAAGCCATTGAAAGCCATATTGTTTCTAAAAGAAAAGCTCTTGGTATTTAG
- a CDS encoding L,D-transpeptidase family protein, whose amino-acid sequence MILIIKKGKLFLLISLIIVSIVLAGGYLIYWVQSSRAKHAIKNQPEYMILVQVDEKTLYLYEDGKCIKLYPIASGHPKWPSPIGSWKIVNKSKWGEGFGGHWLGLNVKWGEYGIHGTTDQGSIGRAVSHGCIRMFNWDVKELYDTVPTGTPVIIKNGTFGPFGTGFRDLIPGDRGADVLAVQVRLKELGYFNGYESGIYEDDLKRALIKFLKDNNLEVDTTITRNVYNAMGLKEFE is encoded by the coding sequence ATGATTTTAATTATAAAAAAAGGCAAACTTTTTTTGCTTATCTCCCTCATAATAGTTTCAATAGTATTAGCAGGCGGTTATCTCATTTATTGGGTGCAAAGCAGCAGAGCAAAACATGCCATAAAAAATCAACCTGAATATATGATACTGGTGCAAGTAGACGAAAAAACATTATATTTATATGAAGATGGTAAATGCATAAAGCTATATCCCATAGCATCAGGCCACCCGAAATGGCCTTCTCCCATAGGCAGTTGGAAAATCGTAAACAAAAGTAAATGGGGTGAAGGGTTTGGCGGGCATTGGCTGGGTTTGAATGTCAAGTGGGGTGAATACGGTATTCACGGCACTACAGATCAGGGCTCCATTGGAAGGGCCGTAAGCCATGGTTGTATACGAATGTTCAACTGGGACGTAAAAGAGTTATATGACACTGTTCCAACAGGCACACCTGTGATAATCAAAAACGGAACCTTCGGCCCTTTTGGAACAGGCTTTAGGGATCTAATACCCGGGGACAGGGGAGCAGATGTCCTGGCTGTCCAAGTACGACTTAAGGAGCTTGGTTATTTCAATGGATACGAATCGGGAATATATGAAGATGATTTAAAAAGAGCCTTGATTAAATTTCTGAAGGACAATAACCTGGAAGTAGACACTACAATTACCCGTAATGTCTACAATGCCATGGGTCTTAAGGAATTTGAATAA
- a CDS encoding sulfide/dihydroorotate dehydrogenase-like FAD/NAD-binding protein: MYKIVKKQTLSPAVKLMKIQEPYVARKAQPGQFIILRVDEFGERIPLTIADYDRDEGTVTIIFQEVGKTTKALGLLEEGQELLDFVGPLGVASHFDGIKKAAVIGGGLGTAIAYPQAKQLHKMGAEVHSVIGFRNKDLIILESEMSEASSKLVVTTDDGSNGTKGFVTDELKKLIDQGNIYDLVIAIGPLIMMKAVSNLTKQYGIKTIVSMNPVMIDGTGMCGGCRVTVGGKIKFACVDGPDFDGHEVDFDEAMRRQMMYKSDERQSLDDHACRLGGESNA; the protein is encoded by the coding sequence ATGTATAAAATTGTGAAGAAACAAACTCTAAGCCCTGCTGTTAAGCTAATGAAGATACAGGAACCCTATGTAGCACGCAAAGCCCAACCTGGTCAATTCATAATTCTAAGAGTAGATGAATTCGGTGAACGTATACCTCTCACCATCGCAGATTATGACCGTGATGAGGGTACCGTTACCATTATATTTCAGGAGGTTGGAAAGACAACCAAGGCCTTAGGCTTGCTGGAAGAAGGCCAGGAACTCCTTGACTTTGTTGGGCCCTTAGGGGTTGCATCTCATTTTGACGGCATAAAAAAGGCTGCTGTTATAGGCGGGGGACTTGGTACAGCCATAGCTTATCCTCAGGCAAAGCAGCTTCATAAAATGGGAGCAGAAGTTCACTCGGTAATTGGATTTAGAAACAAGGATCTTATTATACTTGAATCTGAAATGTCAGAAGCAAGCAGCAAGCTTGTTGTTACAACCGACGATGGTTCTAACGGAACCAAAGGCTTTGTAACAGATGAGCTTAAGAAATTGATAGATCAAGGCAACATATATGATCTGGTGATTGCAATAGGCCCATTGATCATGATGAAAGCAGTAAGCAACCTCACAAAGCAATATGGTATAAAGACAATAGTAAGCATGAACCCTGTAATGATTGACGGTACCGGAATGTGCGGGGGCTGCCGTGTTACAGTAGGCGGTAAAATCAAGTTTGCCTGCGTGGACGGACCTGATTTCGACGGACATGAAGTTGACTTTGATGAGGCTATGAGAAGACAAATGATGTATAAATCTGATGAAAGGCAATCTCTTGATGACCATGCATGCAGACTTGGAGGTGAGTCTAATGCCTAA
- a CDS encoding DEAD/DEAH box helicase, whose translation MEKNNFDNYKLSDEIKKAVDILNYKKPTCVQHQVIPAVLDGKDIIVKSQTGSGKTAAFAIPICHLTDWEENKPQALVVTPTRELAIQIKEDIFNIGRFKRLKVAAIVGKSPFYNQEKEIRQKTHIVVGTPGRIIDHLERNTLDTSKIKYLVLDEADEMLDMGFIEQIETIILGLPKERVTILLSATMPKDIQALCEKYMRQPIYVEIEDQNPAIERIYQERYVVDQREKMQLLRDITIVENPDSCIIFCNTKQMVDQVYNRLANLNYACEKIHGGMEQRDRLRAINDFRQGCFRYLIATDVAARGIDIDDISLVINYDIPRDSESYVHRIGRTGRVNKEGRAITFVTPNEDKLLNNIHKYIGKEIPLKEKPERETVSSLKQDFIEKTNAAPEIKEIKGAQLSKDIMKLHINAGKKTKMRPVDIVGTLCNIKGMTSEDIGIINIMDVSTFVEVLNNKGELVLEELQGRPIKGRIRKVSRVDI comes from the coding sequence ATGGAAAAAAACAATTTTGATAATTATAAATTGAGTGATGAAATAAAAAAGGCAGTAGACATTCTGAATTATAAAAAGCCTACATGTGTTCAGCACCAAGTTATACCCGCTGTATTGGATGGAAAGGACATTATAGTGAAGTCCCAGACCGGAAGCGGAAAGACTGCAGCTTTTGCTATCCCTATTTGCCATTTAACCGACTGGGAGGAGAACAAGCCCCAGGCATTAGTGGTTACGCCTACTAGAGAGCTTGCCATACAGATAAAAGAAGATATTTTTAATATAGGCAGGTTTAAAAGGCTTAAAGTAGCTGCAATAGTAGGCAAATCTCCCTTTTATAATCAGGAAAAGGAGATACGGCAAAAGACTCACATAGTAGTTGGCACACCTGGTCGTATAATAGACCATCTTGAAAGAAATACACTGGATACATCAAAAATAAAATACCTTGTCTTGGATGAAGCAGATGAAATGCTTGATATGGGTTTCATCGAGCAAATTGAAACTATAATACTCGGCTTGCCAAAAGAGAGGGTGACAATCCTTCTATCAGCTACAATGCCTAAAGATATACAGGCTTTATGTGAAAAATACATGAGACAACCTATTTACGTGGAAATAGAGGATCAAAATCCTGCGATTGAGAGAATATATCAGGAAAGGTATGTCGTAGATCAACGAGAAAAGATGCAGCTTTTACGCGATATAACAATAGTTGAAAACCCAGACAGCTGTATAATATTCTGTAATACAAAGCAAATGGTGGATCAGGTCTATAATAGGCTGGCCAATTTAAATTATGCTTGTGAAAAGATTCACGGAGGAATGGAGCAGCGTGACAGGTTAAGAGCTATTAATGACTTCAGGCAAGGCTGTTTCAGATACCTTATTGCAACGGATGTAGCAGCAAGAGGTATTGATATAGATGATATTTCACTTGTCATCAATTATGATATACCTAGGGACAGTGAAAGCTATGTTCACAGAATAGGCAGAACAGGGCGTGTAAATAAAGAAGGAAGAGCAATAACCTTTGTAACTCCAAATGAAGATAAGCTGCTAAACAATATACATAAATATATAGGCAAGGAAATTCCCTTGAAGGAAAAGCCTGAAAGAGAAACTGTAAGCAGCTTAAAGCAGGATTTTATTGAGAAGACAAATGCTGCACCTGAAATTAAAGAAATAAAGGGTGCACAACTCAGCAAGGATATAATGAAACTGCACATCAATGCAGGTAAGAAAACAAAGATGAGACCCGTTGATATTGTGGGCACTCTCTGCAACATAAAAGGCATGACTTCGGAGGACATAGGCATCATCAATATAATGGATGTATCAACTTTTGTAGAAGTACTGAACAATAAAGGAGAATTGGTTTTGGAGGAATTGCAGGGCAGACCTATAAAGGGAAGGATTCGTAAGGTAAGCAGAGTCGATATTTAA
- a CDS encoding 4Fe-4S dicluster domain-containing protein — translation MKRIYVIKEKCNGCMNCVVACQKAHADSEFYASIRDSEPTRIHLQVVERSPVPLVCRHCEEPACVKACMTGAMQKDEKTGIVSNEFNPQKCIGCWMCVMACPFGVISLKQDGDRKIAVKCDICVKRGSPACVDSCPKGAIVYMEDEEFAEYKRQLSLENIASDQGGDEQ, via the coding sequence ATGAAGAGAATATATGTTATCAAAGAAAAATGTAATGGTTGCATGAACTGTGTGGTAGCTTGCCAGAAGGCACATGCCGATTCGGAGTTTTATGCATCGATCAGAGATTCCGAGCCTACAAGGATACACCTTCAGGTGGTTGAAAGGAGCCCTGTGCCCCTGGTATGCCGTCACTGTGAGGAGCCTGCATGCGTTAAGGCCTGTATGACCGGAGCAATGCAGAAGGATGAGAAAACAGGCATTGTATCAAATGAGTTTAATCCTCAAAAGTGCATCGGCTGCTGGATGTGCGTCATGGCCTGTCCATTTGGGGTAATATCCCTCAAACAGGATGGTGACAGAAAAATTGCCGTCAAGTGTGATATATGCGTCAAAAGAGGATCACCGGCCTGCGTGGATTCATGTCCAAAAGGTGCTATAGTGTATATGGAGGATGAAGAATTTGCAGAATACAAGAGGCAGTTGTCTCTGGAAAACATTGCTTCAGATCAGGGTGGTGATGAACAGTGA
- the gdhA gene encoding NADP-specific glutamate dehydrogenase has product MKILASVMENVIKRNPNEPEFHQAVKEVLESLEPVAEKKPEWVAAGIFDRIVEPERQIFFRVPWVDDNGKVHVNRGFRIQFNSAIGPYKGGLRLHPSVNASILKFLGFEQIFKNSLTGLPIGGGKGGSDFDPKGKSDGEVMRFCQSFMTELQRHIGENTDVPAGDIGTGAREIGFMYGQYKRLRNDFTGVLTGKGLTWGGSLARTEATGYGLCYFMDEALKAKGKSFKGTTVVVSGSGNVAIYATKKVHELGGKVVALSDSNGYIYDAEGIKLDTVQRIKEVERKRISEYVKYHPNATYTEGCAGIWTIKCDIALPSATQNEIDEASAKALVANGCYAVGEGANMPSTPEAIEVFLKNKVIFGPAKAANAGGVATSALEMSQNSMRYSWTFEEVDAKLKNIMINIYKAASTAAKEYGDEDNLVMGANIAGFLKVAGAMYAHGVAY; this is encoded by the coding sequence ATGAAAATACTCGCAAGTGTAATGGAAAATGTTATCAAAAGAAATCCAAATGAGCCTGAATTCCATCAGGCGGTTAAGGAAGTATTAGAGTCATTAGAGCCAGTAGCAGAAAAGAAACCGGAATGGGTTGCAGCTGGAATATTTGACAGAATTGTTGAACCTGAAAGACAAATTTTCTTCAGAGTGCCATGGGTTGATGACAACGGCAAGGTACACGTAAACAGAGGATTCAGAATTCAATTCAACAGTGCAATCGGTCCTTACAAGGGCGGTTTGAGACTTCATCCCTCAGTAAATGCAAGTATCCTTAAATTCCTCGGATTTGAACAAATATTCAAAAACTCATTGACAGGTTTGCCAATAGGCGGCGGTAAGGGTGGAAGTGACTTCGATCCTAAAGGTAAATCCGATGGTGAAGTTATGCGTTTCTGCCAGAGCTTTATGACAGAATTGCAAAGGCATATCGGTGAAAACACTGACGTTCCTGCAGGAGACATTGGTACTGGAGCAAGAGAAATCGGTTTCATGTACGGACAGTATAAACGCCTTAGAAACGACTTTACAGGAGTATTAACCGGTAAAGGATTAACTTGGGGCGGCAGCTTGGCAAGAACTGAAGCTACAGGATACGGACTCTGCTACTTTATGGATGAAGCTTTAAAAGCTAAGGGAAAATCATTCAAAGGAACAACAGTTGTTGTATCAGGTTCAGGTAACGTTGCTATATATGCAACTAAAAAGGTACATGAATTAGGTGGTAAGGTTGTTGCTTTAAGTGATTCAAACGGTTATATATATGATGCTGAAGGTATCAAATTAGATACAGTTCAAAGAATTAAAGAAGTTGAAAGAAAGAGAATAAGCGAATACGTTAAATACCATCCAAATGCAACATACACAGAAGGTTGTGCAGGAATCTGGACAATTAAATGTGACATAGCTCTTCCAAGTGCTACACAAAATGAAATAGATGAAGCTTCTGCTAAGGCTCTTGTTGCTAACGGATGCTATGCTGTTGGAGAAGGTGCAAATATGCCTTCAACTCCAGAAGCAATTGAAGTATTCCTCAAAAACAAAGTTATCTTTGGCCCGGCAAAAGCTGCAAATGCGGGTGGAGTTGCTACTTCAGCTCTTGAAATGTCACAGAACAGCATGAGATATTCATGGACATTCGAAGAAGTTGATGCTAAATTAAAGAATATTATGATTAACATATACAAAGCTGCAAGTACGGCAGCGAAAGAATACGGAGATGAAGACAACCTTGTTATGGGTGCTAATATTGCCGGATTCTTAAAAGTTGCAGGTGCAATGTATGCACATGGTGTAGCATACTAA
- a CDS encoding Crp/Fnr family transcriptional regulator, whose protein sequence is MEVTGCSCTVDEHMSCAGRVPIFSSLNKDELRQVVSLIVQRRYEKDSLVISEGSVPQNFIVVSRGKIKVYGYSQDGKEQIMYILTNGDFFGARNLIHDRKADFNAQAMEDTVVCMIQRQKFQELLLKFPSISIKIMDVLCDRLEKMESMFRKISPKDVDSRVNMMLLELSQKYGRKQDNGTLIELPMSREEMANYIGVARETVSRKITLLKDEGIIEIMGNRKILIVNEEALESSI, encoded by the coding sequence GTGGAAGTTACAGGTTGCAGTTGTACAGTGGATGAGCACATGTCGTGTGCCGGGCGTGTTCCTATTTTTTCATCCCTCAACAAGGATGAATTAAGGCAGGTCGTTTCTTTGATAGTGCAGAGAAGGTATGAAAAAGATTCTCTAGTCATATCGGAAGGAAGCGTACCCCAGAATTTTATTGTTGTAAGCAGAGGTAAGATAAAGGTTTATGGCTATTCCCAGGATGGAAAGGAACAAATCATGTATATTCTAACCAATGGGGATTTTTTCGGAGCACGCAACCTTATCCATGACAGAAAGGCTGACTTTAATGCACAGGCAATGGAAGATACTGTTGTTTGTATGATACAGAGGCAAAAATTCCAGGAACTTCTATTAAAGTTTCCAAGTATTAGCATTAAGATTATGGATGTATTGTGTGACCGGCTTGAAAAAATGGAATCCATGTTCAGAAAAATTAGCCCGAAGGATGTTGATTCGCGGGTAAATATGATGCTTTTGGAGCTATCTCAAAAGTACGGCAGAAAACAAGATAATGGAACTTTGATTGAGCTTCCCATGAGTAGAGAGGAAATGGCCAACTACATCGGTGTGGCGAGGGAGACTGTCAGCAGGAAAATCACTTTGCTAAAAGATGAAGGCATAATAGAAATTATGGGAAACAGAAAGATTTTGATAGTAAATGAGGAAGCTCTAGAAAGCTCAATCTGA